In Monodelphis domestica isolate mMonDom1 chromosome 3, mMonDom1.pri, whole genome shotgun sequence, the following proteins share a genomic window:
- the PDE4A gene encoding cAMP-specific 3',5'-cyclic phosphodiesterase 4A isoform X9 has protein sequence MPLVDFFCETCSKPWLVGWWDQFKRMLNRELTHLSEMSRSGNQVSEYISTTFLDKQADVEIPPPTPKEQEKQLQQRPQRQPMSQISGVKKLTHSSSLSNSGIPQFGVKTDQEELLGKELENLNKWGLNIFRVAEFSNGRSLGCIMYTIFQERDLLKTFQIPVDTLVTYMLTLEDHYHADVAYHNSLHAADVLQSTHVLLATPALDAVFTDLEILAALFAAAIHDVDHPGVSNQFLINTNSELALMYNDESVLENHHLAVGFKLLQEENCDIFQNLNKRQRQSLRRMVIDMVLATDMSKHMSLLADLKTMVETKKVTSSGVLLLDNYTDRIQVLRNMVHCADLSNPTKPLALYRQWTDRIMEEFFRQGDKERERGMEISPMCDKHTASVEKSQVGFIDYIVHPLWETWADLVHPDAQEILDMLEDNRDWYHRAIPQSPSPPPEEPPGLSQDKFQFELIHEEDATTTKTATLLEEKDEPAPEVGRVGPGHGPEEGSLPAPISTRPLSPSRAGAIYQSCGSPDGMEQEKQQTQEPLAPEEVQILLASPSEETEASEAVAEAKAEAPSLAEEEIAEEAQALASPGDLECPS, from the exons TTCAAGAGGATGCTGAACCGTGAGCTGACGCACCTGTCAGAAATGAGCCGGTCGGGCAACCAGGTCTCGGAATACATCTCCACCACCTTCCTGG ACAAGCAGGCTGATGTAGAGATACCACCCCCTACACCCAAGGAGCAGGAGAAACAGCTTCAGCAGCGGCCACAGAGGCAACCCATGTCCCAGATCAGTGGGGTCAAAAAGCTCACACATAGCTCCAGTCTCAGCAACTCTGGCATCCCCCAATTTGGGGTCAAGACTGACCAGGAGGAGCTGCTGGGCAAG GAGCTGGAAAACCTGAACAAGTGGGGCCTTAACATCTTCCGAGTAGCTGAGTTCTCCAATGGCCGATCGCTAGGATGTATCATGTATACCATATTCCAG GAGAGGGACCTGCTGAAGACATTTCAGATCCCAGTGGATACCCTGGTTACCTACATGCTGACTCTGGAGGACCACTATCATGCCGATGTGGCCTATCACAATAGCTTGCATGCCGCTGATGTGCTGCAGTCCACACACGTGCTTCTGGCCACACCAGCACTCGAT GCAGTGTTCACAGACCTGGAAATCCTAGCTGCTTTGTTCGCTGCAGCCATCCATGATGTTGACCACCCAGGAGTCTCTAACCAGTTCCTCATCAATACTA ACTCAGAGCTAGCCCTGATGTACAACGACGAGTCTGTGTTAGAGAATCACCACCTGGCTGTGGGTTTCAAGCTGCTACAGGAAGAGAATTGTGACATCTTCCAGAACCTGAacaagaggcagaggcagagtcTTCGTAGGATGGTCATTGACATG GTGCTGGCCACAGATATGTCCAAACACATGAGCCTTCTGGCTGACCTCAAGACCATGGTGGAAACTAAGAAAGTGACAAGCTCAGGGGTCCTGCTGTTGGACAATTATACGGACCGAATCCAG GTCCTTCGGAACATGGTGCACTGTGCCGACCTCAGCAACCCGACAAAGCCACTGGCACTGTACAGGCAATGGACTGACCGCATCATGGAGGAGTTCTTCCGCCAGGGAGACAAGGAGCGGGAGAGAGGCATGGAGATCAGCCCCATGTGTGACAAGCACACGGCATCTGTGGAGAAATCACAG GTGGGCTTCATCGACTACATTGTGCATCCGCTCTGGGAGACGTGGGCAGACCTGGTTCACCCTGATGCTCAGGAGATTCTGGACATGCTGGAGGACAATCGGGACTGGTACCACAGGGCTATCCCACAGAGCCCCTCACCACCCCCTGAAGAGCCACCTGGCCTGAGCCAGGACAAGTTCCAGTTTGAGTTGATCCACGAGGAGGACGCAACAACCACAAAGACAGCTACCCTCCTGGAGGAAAAGGATGAGCCAGCCCCCGAGGTGGGGCGGGTAGGCCCCGGCCACGGCCCGGAAGAGGGCAGCCTACCCGCCCCTATCTCTACAAGGCCCCTGAGCCCGTCCCGAGCCGGAGCTATTTATCAGAGCTGTGGAAGTCCAGACGGGATGGAGCAGGAAAAGCAGCAAACCCAGGAGCCCCTGGCCCCCGAAGAGGTGCAGATCCTGCTGGCATCGCCTTCGGAGGAGACCGAAGCAAGCGAGGCAGTGGCCGAGGCCAAGGCCGAAGCCCCCTCCCTGGCAGAGGAAGAAATAGCAGAGGAGGCCCAGGCCCTAGCCAGTCCAGGGGACCTAGAGTGTCCATCCTGA
- the S1PR5 gene encoding sphingosine 1-phosphate receptor 5: MVGSEVIVLHYNYTGKLNEARYDPGGGLRADAAVFLAVCGFIVLENLAVLLVLWRHKKFHAPMYLLLGSLTLSDLLAGAAYTVNILLSGARTLHLSPALWFAREGGVFVTLAASVLSLLAIALERHLTMASRRPAPIHRRGRTLLLAGAAWLASLLLGLLPGLGWNCLGHLAQCSTVLPLYAKPYVLFCVLAFLVILVAIFGLYTRIYCQVRSNARKLQLRAGSGGALSTRRLPKSLALLRTVTVVLVAFIVCWGPLFLLLLLDVACPARACPVLLQADYFLGLAMANSLLNPIIYTLTSRDLRRALLRLFCCYHRCCCCCRCCCYKPLHPGPGGGEGGASGRRRLPPILECSTSKSERSSNRHEGLDTSVSTGNATPTRTPVKTEVQKTTD, translated from the coding sequence ATGGTGGGGAGTGAGGTGATTGTACTGCACTACAACTATACCGGCAAATTGAACGAGGCTCGCTACGACCCAGGCGGGGGTTTGCGCGCAGATGCTGCAGTCTTCCTGGCAGTGTGTGGCTTCATCGTTCTGGAAAATCTGGCGGTTCTGTTAGTCCTCTGGCGCCACAAGAAATTCCATGCGCCCATGTATCTGCTGCTGGGCAGCCTAACTCTCTCTGACCTGCTAGCCGGCGCCGCCTACACGGTCAACATCCTGTTGTCTGGGGCGCGCACCTTGCACCTGTCCCCAGCTCTCTGGTTCGCCCGCGAGGGTGGTGTCTTCGTGACGTTGGCTGCTTCGGTGCTCAGCTTGTTAGCCATAGCGCTGGAACGACACTTGACCATGGCAAGTCGTCGGCCTGCGCCCATCCACCGCCGTGGTCGCACACTGCTGTTGGCAGGAGCCGCGTGGCTGGCGTCCCTGCTCCTCGGACTTCTTCCTGGTCTCGGTTGGAACTGCCTAGGCCATCTAGCCCAATGCTCCACAGTGCTCCCCCTCTACGCCAAGCCCTATGTGCTGTTCTGCGTGCTTGCCTTTCTAGTCATTCTTGTGGCTATCTTTGGGCTCTACACCCGCATCTACTGCCAGGTGCGTTCCAACGCAAGGAAACTGCAGCTTCGAGCTGGATCAGGAGGAGCCCTGAGCACACGCCGCCTGCCCAAGTCCCTGGCGCTGTTGCGCACGGTGACCGTGGTACTGGTGGCGTTCATTGTGTGTTGGGGACCGCTcttcttgctgctgctgctggatgTAGCGTGCCCGGCTCGAGCCTGCCCTGTGCTTCTGCAGGCGGACTACTTCCTGGGGCTAGCTATGGCCAACTCGCTGCTCAATCCCATCATCTATACGCTTACTAGCCGGGATCTGCGCCGTGCGCTCTTGCGCCTCTTCTGTTGTTATcaccgctgctgctgctgctgccgctgctgctgctatAAGCCCCTGCACCCAGGGCCaggtggaggggagggtgggGCCAGCGGGCGCCGGCGGCTGCCTCCAATCCTGGAGTGCAGTACCAGCAAGTCGGAACGCTCCTCGAACCGACATGAAGGGTTGGACACGAGTGTCTCCACTGGCAACGCCACGCCCACGCGCACTCCCGTTAAGACAGAGGTGCAGAAGACCACAGACTGA
- the KEAP1 gene encoding kelch-like ECH-associated protein 1, which yields MQPVSGHSRGVPCAHSLPLLSQRPGGAGDAVMYATECKAEVTPSQHGNRTFSYTLEDHTKQAFGIMNELRLSQQLCDVTLQVKYEDAPAAQFMAHKVVLASSSPVFKAMFTNGLREQGMEVVSIEGIHPKVMERLIEFAYTASISMGEKCVLHVMNGAVMYQIDSVVRACSDFLVQQLDPSNAIGIANFAEQIGCAELHQRAREYIYMHFGEVAKQEEFFNLSHCQLVTLISRDELNVRCESEVFHACINWVKYDCEHRRFYVQALLRAVRCHSLTPHFLQMQLQKCEILQSDSRCKDYLVKIFQDLTLHKPTQVMPCRAPKVGQLIYTAGGYFRQSLSYLEAYNPCDGTWLRLADLQVPRSGLAGCVVGGLLYAVGGRNNSPDGNTDSNALDCYNPMTNQWSPCAPMSVPRNRIGVGVIDGFIYAVGGSHGCIHHNSVERYEPERDEWHLVAPMLTQRIGVGVAVLNRLLYAVGGFDGTNRLNSAECYYPERNEWRMIAPMNTIRSGAGVCALHNCIYATGGYDGTDQLNSMERYDVETETWTFVAPMKHRRSALGVTVHQGKIYVLGGYDGHTFLDSVECYDPATDTWSEVTHMTSGRSGVGVAVTMEPCRKQIDQQNCTC from the exons ATGCAGCCAGTGTCTGGGCATAGCAGGGGTGTTCCCTGTGCCCATTCTCTCCCCCTCCTGTCCCAACGCCCTGGGGGGGCTGGCGATGCGGTGATGTATGCCACGGAGTGCAAGGCGGAGGTGACACCCTCCCAACATGGTAACCGGACCTTCAGCTACACCCTAGAGGACCACACCAAACAGGCCTTTGGCATCATGAATGAACTTCGGCTCAGCCAACAGCTATGTGATGTGACCCTGCAGGTCAAATATGAAGATGCGCCTGCTGCCCAATTTATGGCTCACAAGGTGGTACTCGCCTCCTCCAGCCCAGTTTTCAAGGCCATGTTCACCAATGGGCTTCGGGAGCAGGGCATGGAAGTGGTCTCAATTGAGGGTATTCACCCCAAGGTGATGGAACGACTCATAGAGTTTGCCTACACAGCCTCCATCTCCATGGGGGAGAAATGTGTACTGCATGTGATGAATGGAGCTGTCATGTACCAGATTGACAGTGTAGTTCGGGCCTGCAGTGACTTTTTGGTGCAGCAGCTGGACCCCAGCAATGCCATTGGCATTGCCAACTTTGCTGAGCAAATCGGCTGTGCTGAACTCCATCAGCGTGCCCGGGAGTACATCTATATGCACTTTGGGGAG GTAGCAAAGCAAGAGGAATTCTTTAACCTGTCCCACTGCCAGCTGGTCACACTTATCAGCCGGGATGAGCTCAATGTGCGCTGTGAGTCCGAGGTCTTCCATGCCTGCATCAATTGGGTCAAGTATGACTGCGAGCATCGCCGCTTCTATGTTCAGGCCCTTCTGCGTGCTGTTCGTTGCCATTCCCTCACACCCCACTTCCTGCAGATGCAGCTGCAGAAATGTGAGATCCTCCAGTCAGACTCACGCTGTAAGGACTATCTGGTTAAGATATTTCAGGACCTCACCCTGCACAAGCCCACCCAGGTGATGCCCTGTCGGGCACCCAAGGTGGGTCAGCTCATCTACACAGCAGGAGGCTACTTCCGACAGTCACTGAGCTATCTGGAAGCTTACAACCCTTGTGATGGCACTTGGCTCCGTCTTGCAGACCTGCAGGTGCCTCGAAGTGGCTTAGCAGGCTGTGTGGTGGGTGGGCTGCTCTATGCTGTGGGGGGAAGGAACAATTCCCCAGATGGTAACACAGACTCCAATGCCCTTGACTGCTACAATCCTATGACCAATCAGTGGTCCCCCTGTGCACCCATGAGTGTACCCCGGAATCGTATTGGCGTTGGTGTCATCGATGGCTTCATCTATGCTGTTGGGGGCTCCCATGGCTGCATTCACCATAACAGTGTGGAGAG ATATGAGCCAGAACGGGATGAATGGCACCTAGTAGCACCAATGCTGACACAAAGAATTGGGGTGGGAGTGGCTGTCCTCAATCGCCTACTCTATGCAGTTGGTGGCTTTGATGGGACAAATCGCCTCAATTCTGCCGAATGCTACTACCCAGAGAGGAACGAGTGGCGGATGATTGCTCCTATGAACACTATTCGAAGTGGGGCAG GGGTCTGTGCTCTACACAACTGCATCTATGCTACAGGAGGCTATGATGGCACTGACCAGCTGAACAGTATGGAAAGATATGATGTGGAAACAGAGACTTGGACTTTTGTGGCCCCCATGAAACATCGAAGAAGTGCTCTTGGGGTCACTGTACACCAAGGGAAGATCTATGTCCTTG GTGGATATGATGGACACACATTTTTGGACAGCGTAGAATGCTATGACCCAGCCACAGACACATGGAGTGAGGTGACACATATGACTTCTGGCCGAAGTGGAGTAGGGGTGGCTGTGACCATGGAACCTTGTCGAAAGCAGATTGACCAACAGAACTGCACCTGTTAA
- the PDE4A gene encoding cAMP-specific 3',5'-cyclic phosphodiesterase 4A isoform X8, whose amino-acid sequence MGAMEPEAPKTIPLPPLLPPPSNPRINSSHYIGFLPSHDASLSSRGLQHLTLVPPTRFLPNLSASHQGSMPPNPTGIPGPSSANFDQQGRPKPTSSGRAPCIFCGFQPLNRYRDEGFCENFFLYKQADVEIPPPTPKEQEKQLQQRPQRQPMSQISGVKKLTHSSSLSNSGIPQFGVKTDQEELLGKELENLNKWGLNIFRVAEFSNGRSLGCIMYTIFQERDLLKTFQIPVDTLVTYMLTLEDHYHADVAYHNSLHAADVLQSTHVLLATPALDAVFTDLEILAALFAAAIHDVDHPGVSNQFLINTNSELALMYNDESVLENHHLAVGFKLLQEENCDIFQNLNKRQRQSLRRMVIDMVLATDMSKHMSLLADLKTMVETKKVTSSGVLLLDNYTDRIQVLRNMVHCADLSNPTKPLALYRQWTDRIMEEFFRQGDKERERGMEISPMCDKHTASVEKSQVGFIDYIVHPLWETWADLVHPDAQEILDMLEDNRDWYHRAIPQSPSPPPEEPPGLSQDKFQFELIHEEDATTTKTATLLEEKDEPAPEVGRVGPGHGPEEGSLPAPISTRPLSPSRAGAIYQSCGSPDGMEQEKQQTQEPLAPEEVQILLASPSEETEASEAVAEAKAEAPSLAEEEIAEEAQALASPGDLECPS is encoded by the exons ATGGGGGCCATGGAACCCGAGGCCCCAAAAAccatccccctccctcctctgctACCCCCACCTTCCAACCCCCGGATTAACTCAAGCCACTATATCGGCTTCCTGCCAAGCCATGATGCCTCCCTGTCCAGCAGAGGCCTTCAGCACCTCACTCTGGTGCCCCCAACCCGGTTCCTGCCCAACCTGTCTGCCAGCCACCAGGGCTCCATGCCCCCTAACCCCACCGGCATCCCAGGGCCCAGTTCAGCCAACTTTGACCAGCAGGGCCGACCTAAGCCCACATCCTCAGGAAGGGCTCCCTGTATCTTCTGTGGCTTCCAGCCACTGAATAGATATCGAGATGAAGGGTTCTGTGAAAACTTCTTCCTGT ACAAGCAGGCTGATGTAGAGATACCACCCCCTACACCCAAGGAGCAGGAGAAACAGCTTCAGCAGCGGCCACAGAGGCAACCCATGTCCCAGATCAGTGGGGTCAAAAAGCTCACACATAGCTCCAGTCTCAGCAACTCTGGCATCCCCCAATTTGGGGTCAAGACTGACCAGGAGGAGCTGCTGGGCAAG GAGCTGGAAAACCTGAACAAGTGGGGCCTTAACATCTTCCGAGTAGCTGAGTTCTCCAATGGCCGATCGCTAGGATGTATCATGTATACCATATTCCAG GAGAGGGACCTGCTGAAGACATTTCAGATCCCAGTGGATACCCTGGTTACCTACATGCTGACTCTGGAGGACCACTATCATGCCGATGTGGCCTATCACAATAGCTTGCATGCCGCTGATGTGCTGCAGTCCACACACGTGCTTCTGGCCACACCAGCACTCGAT GCAGTGTTCACAGACCTGGAAATCCTAGCTGCTTTGTTCGCTGCAGCCATCCATGATGTTGACCACCCAGGAGTCTCTAACCAGTTCCTCATCAATACTA ACTCAGAGCTAGCCCTGATGTACAACGACGAGTCTGTGTTAGAGAATCACCACCTGGCTGTGGGTTTCAAGCTGCTACAGGAAGAGAATTGTGACATCTTCCAGAACCTGAacaagaggcagaggcagagtcTTCGTAGGATGGTCATTGACATG GTGCTGGCCACAGATATGTCCAAACACATGAGCCTTCTGGCTGACCTCAAGACCATGGTGGAAACTAAGAAAGTGACAAGCTCAGGGGTCCTGCTGTTGGACAATTATACGGACCGAATCCAG GTCCTTCGGAACATGGTGCACTGTGCCGACCTCAGCAACCCGACAAAGCCACTGGCACTGTACAGGCAATGGACTGACCGCATCATGGAGGAGTTCTTCCGCCAGGGAGACAAGGAGCGGGAGAGAGGCATGGAGATCAGCCCCATGTGTGACAAGCACACGGCATCTGTGGAGAAATCACAG GTGGGCTTCATCGACTACATTGTGCATCCGCTCTGGGAGACGTGGGCAGACCTGGTTCACCCTGATGCTCAGGAGATTCTGGACATGCTGGAGGACAATCGGGACTGGTACCACAGGGCTATCCCACAGAGCCCCTCACCACCCCCTGAAGAGCCACCTGGCCTGAGCCAGGACAAGTTCCAGTTTGAGTTGATCCACGAGGAGGACGCAACAACCACAAAGACAGCTACCCTCCTGGAGGAAAAGGATGAGCCAGCCCCCGAGGTGGGGCGGGTAGGCCCCGGCCACGGCCCGGAAGAGGGCAGCCTACCCGCCCCTATCTCTACAAGGCCCCTGAGCCCGTCCCGAGCCGGAGCTATTTATCAGAGCTGTGGAAGTCCAGACGGGATGGAGCAGGAAAAGCAGCAAACCCAGGAGCCCCTGGCCCCCGAAGAGGTGCAGATCCTGCTGGCATCGCCTTCGGAGGAGACCGAAGCAAGCGAGGCAGTGGCCGAGGCCAAGGCCGAAGCCCCCTCCCTGGCAGAGGAAGAAATAGCAGAGGAGGCCCAGGCCCTAGCCAGTCCAGGGGACCTAGAGTGTCCATCCTGA